A genomic segment from Clarias gariepinus isolate MV-2021 ecotype Netherlands chromosome 11, CGAR_prim_01v2, whole genome shotgun sequence encodes:
- the LOC128532784 gene encoding olfactory receptor 52K1-like, with product MQEFSPQNISYTVFKLTGFLALGEWRPLLSIPYFLLFLLSTISNSIIIYLIASQKILHSPMYVLIGIMGVVDLCLPILCVPSLLLNLLIGWNGITLVSCLIQMFCIQILGAFQSTVGVWMALDRFFAICRPLYYHEYMEFHSFLKFLIVPVTRNLILNIIMIFLAGKLNFCTINEIDHCFCEHMGLVQLACGDTSINNLIGLVSAFLIPTSDFLFITASYMVIFISVIKSGKAHLKTVNTSITHIIVITVSLAFALISYMSYRIRNNLSPNVRVFLSTMYILFPSCFNPIIYGVRTTEIRKQLLKFVNHVKVLPW from the coding sequence ATGCAAGAATTCTCTCCACAAAATATTTCATACACAGTTTTTAAGCTTACTGGTTTTTTGGCCTTGGGGGAATGGAGACCCTTATTATCCATACCATATTTTCTACTGTTTTTATTGTCTACAATATCCAattctattattatatatttaattgcaTCCCAAAAGATTCTGCACTCTCCAATGTATGTACTAATAGGTATTATGGGTGTTGTGGACTTGTGTTTGCCAATACTTTGTGTACCAAGTTTGTTACTCAATTTGCTTATAGGCTGGAATGGAATTACTCTAGTAAGCTGTTTAATACAAATGTTTTGCATACAGATTCTTGGTGCATTTCAGTCCACTGTTGGGGTGTGGATGGCACTGGATCGGTTCTTTGCCATATGCAGGCCACTTTATTATCATGAATACATGGAATTTCACAGCTTTCTCAAGTTTCTTATTGTGCCAGTTACCAGAAATCTAATCTTAAATATCATCATGATCTTTTTGGCTGGAAAATTGAATTTCTGTACAATAAATGAAATAGATCACTGTTTCTGTGAACATATGGGATTGGTTCAGTTGGCATGTGGAGACACATCTATTAACAATCTCATTGGACTTGTATCTGCTTTTCTTATACCAACatcagattttcttttcattactgCATCATATATGGTAATATTTATTTCGGTCATAAAATCAGGGAAGGCCCATTTAAAGACAGTCAACACTAGTATTACACATATTATTGTAATAACAGTCAGTTTAGCTTTTGCATTGATTTCTTATATGTCATACAGAATAAGAAATAATCTTTCTCCTAATGTTCGAGTATTTTTGAGTACTATGTATATACTATTTCCAAGTTGTTTTAATCCAATTATTTATGGAGTAAGAACAACTGaaataagaaaacagcttttaaaatttgtaaacCATGTAAAAGTCTTACCATGGTAA